The Rhizoctonia solani chromosome 1, complete sequence sequence AAGTGAATCGACGATTCGCATCACGTCGGCGACACAGGGCTGGTACGACACACCCCACGAGATATCGGTGGCAAAGGAAGATGTCACATGGACCTCTGGGTTGGCATATGTTTTGACGGGCATCCCAGTCTTGGGCACGAGGATCGAAAAGCCGACTTGCTCGGGCACACCCAGGCCCTCAGGTACCACCGTTGTTGGTAGCCATTCAACCGAGTCATTCGGCCCAATTTCTTCAGCTATCACCAAGTCGGCAGTCGCAGTCCAAGAAGGAGCTTGATCCTGATTAGGACGAACGTGAAGCAAAGGAATTGGATAGTCGCGTAGCGTTACCAATGCGTAGCGCATTTCCCAGCGGATGTTCAGCGGAACCAGGAGCGTGTACTCAGTATCGAGGGGTAATTCGCCTGTGCGTTTCAGGAATTCTGGGAGCGACGAGCCCGTCTCACCAAATGTTGGTTGCGCTAGTTCGACCCGAACTCCGTCAAACAGCAATCTAATCAACGGCGGGACGACCTCGGCTGGACGAATGTCTAAAGGAATACCAGGTTTGTGTTCGAGAGAGCCTGGTATTTGACCAATGTAACGGAGCTGGGTTTCTTCATGCTTTGTAAGTGCTTTCTTGCCGTTGGCGAATGCTTCAAACCAAGCGCTCGAATTGAATTGTTGCAGCCGCCGATAAGCTTCTACTCCATCTACTGTATGTCTGTTGGTAAAGTGCCACTCGCGAGAACCAGTTGAGTGAGACGCTTGGCCGGAATCATCCATGATCTCCATTTCTATAGCTTGAAGTTTTGCGGCGAAAGCCTCCTCTCTAATCAGCCTTTCTTGTTGTTCCTTGAAACCGGCCCTCCAAAGAAGCGATAGCTTGGTTTCGAAAGGATCGTCCACGGCTTCGATGACCAGGGCATTGATAGCGATCACCAAGGGAGGGACACGTTTTGCATCCTCAGCCGGGGGCGTCTCCATTGCAACAAAATGTCCGACGCGAGCTATGTGAGCCAAATGCTTGATAGTTTTGACCGAGAGTGATATCTCCTGAATCAAACTAGCCAAAGAGTACTCGTGAGGTATACGAAGTCGAGCGCCTTGTGCGATAATCGATATTCTTTCGGACTCGTCCGGCGGTGCCACAAGTTCAAAGTGACGCAGGCGAAGCATTTCGTCCCATTTGCCGTCCTCGGAGCGAACCCACCCATGGAGAAGAGCAAATGACACCTCGTGGTGAGGTTCCCGAATTACGAGTTTGAGTTTGTCGAGGCGGAGGTATACCTTTTGTGTTCCTGGCAAGTCTACGTGAGCTTCGATGTGTTCTACATGACCAGTAACTTGCACAACAAAGTCATGTTTGGAAGGCGAAGTTGGTTTCGGCCGagaagatgatgatgacggTGACGATGATCTGAGCCGTAGTAGCGCAGTAGATGAAAGCAAGAGACAATACGCATGGTGGACTGACAAATTGAGTCTGACTCGAGGAACATGAGCCACCACTCGGCACGAATCATGGTACAGCCCAGGTTGAGACGCAGTGGTTCGTTTCAATAGAATATCTACCCGGATGACCGGAATGTACAAGAGTGCAGTTGGAGTTGTTGGTTCCTTATCGCGCAGCTTCGGTTCCCAATCGCAGAGCGGAACAAAGGCGGCACCGTAGTCGACGATGGGGCGCGCTTGGAGATTGAACACGTCTAGTCGCGCCAGGCACCCTGTTCTCCAAGATTCTGGCGCAGTTCATGGGATATAGAGACCGATTCAGAGAGGATGTCGTTCGGCCCTGCCAGCTCCTCGCGTAGCCTATCCGAAGCAAAACGCTCGCTACGGGTACGGGAACTATGTATCCGGTCATGCATGGAAGAATAGCCAACTGAAACTCCGGTACGAAGCTCAATACCTCGTTTGACGAGCTTGACATTTCCTGGCGCAAGGTCGCGACCGGATGCTAGGCACGAGATGGTGGCGATAGCAAAGTGTGTGCATATTCCCGCAGGCAGGTTCGCGAGCAAGGGTTTCTCGGATGGTGGTTGCGACTGTGGAGGTTCGATGTCGCTTGGTGGAATGGCTGAAAGTATGTCGGGGATGATACTCAAAGCTTCGGGATTGGTAAGGTCTACAGCAAAAGTATCTGATATGCACCGGAGGTGGGCTAAGACAGTCTGGCTATCTATGCAGGCCTTGGAAGCACCATCGGGTAGTGCCGCGAGGATATCACCATCCACATGAAGATCGACCTGAGATAAACGAACAATACTGTGACGACCGGGCTGAGATTTCGGAACCCTGTCTTCGAATATAGCTTGCAAATCAACAGGCCCGGCGGAACCAGTAATATCGAATTGCAAGGCATAGGGAGAATCGACGAGATTGAGCGATTCGGTGTACGGCTGCCGAGAATGATCGCGACGGGACCAAGGCCTAGCGACGAACTCTGAACGCCCCTGGATTCCAATGTGAGGGACACGAAGGTGAAGGCCTGCCAGAGTTGGGCTCTGCGAACCATGGCCATCCAGACAAAACAGAAAGTTGAACCCTCCAGTTTGGATGTCGACAATCAAACGAGGTATATGCATGATAGGCGATCTTGTAGGAACAGGCCTTGTGGATGGTGGTGACTGGAAATTTGCGGCCAGCGCCTTCAACGCATATACGTCCTTCATAGTGCTGCTGACAACCAGCGGATCAACCTTGGCCTCAATGACAAGAAGGCATTCGTTTGGATTCATTCGATGCGACTCGGGCCATACAGTTGTCAGTGCGCTCAAAGCAAAACTGTCAAGTGTCAAGAGTGGCACCACACCATGTCCAGACGAAGCTATCCATCCCAAGCTTGTCGTCCCGAACCCAGCGTTGAACGCTTGCTTCGGCCTTTCCGCCCAAGGCTGATTTTCCGAGCCATTTACGATGCAGTTCATGTACTTCCGGGTTGCTGACTTCGCCTTTAAGGAACACATCTTTAATGGAGAAACGCAGGCGGTTCGGGACGTCTCCTGTTGTCACTGTGCTTCCCCCAGCTACAAATTCGAGAGTAGGAAGTCGGAAATCTATTCCCTTGAAGACTTCGGTAAAATTCTGCAAAGCATCAGCGGGTACACAATTAGTCACGAACCAAGATTCTCACCAATGTTCCGCGCTTCCTGGCTCGCTCCCGGAAACGACGACGATACTGCGGCCAGCACATAAGCAAATCTAGTGTACCACAAGAACAAACTTGGTCTTACCTGTAAGACCAACGCTGTTGTAGTAGGAGATAGAAGTGGCGACATGGTCGGTGATAAAAGTGGTGATATAGGCTCCTCTGCGATCGCGTCCATGGGAGACGGACTCGCTCCTTGGCTAGTCCGTTTCGGACCCAGAACCTCCGAGATTTTGCGCGCCGATAAAACTATATTATCAACGTCGACCAAGAGCGCGCCTAATGACGCAGCCAAATCCATGCTTTGGCGCTCAAACGTTGCTCGTCCAGGGATAAAATTGACGGAACCTTTCAGCCAACATGGTCCATCTATACTGAATACAGGGATTGCAGGGGAGAGTGTGATGGTCGTGCCGGCATCGCCAGACGACGTGCTGGGACGAATGGTACCTCCTGTACGGCCCACATTGATTGAAACGCCAGAAAACACATGGGTGCGCCCCCAAGCACGATTCCAAGTTCGATCCCAACTTCCTTTCAATCTGAATCTCCAGTTCCCCATCCGAGAAAGCCGGCGCAAGGCGGGTGTATCAGCGTCTTCAGGCGTGGAGTCATCAATAACCCTCTCGAGCTGAGTAAACTTGACCTGGGTCGACACTCGTACTCGTTCGACTGATAGTGTAAAGTCTTGGGCCTTTGGTACCGTCAAATTGGCATGCTTGAGTTCGAATTCGACAGCCTGCATCAGAGTCGGGAGGAAACGAATAACAATTCGGAAGGCGGCGACAAACAAGATACGAAAGACGGGTCGCAAGAGGCTATCTATGTTACGCGCCAATGATGGTGCAATGCGTTTGAGTATGGTTAATGGGGGAGCAACGGTATCATTTGTGGGATTAGTGAACAAGGCGAAATTCTGGATGCTGAATCTCGAACGGCGAGATCGTAGAGAATGAACGTCTTTCGGAGCTGGTGGATTTTTCAGTTGGAGTACGGGCTTCTTTGGGGTGTCCAAGCTCCCTTCGAACAAACGACATGTCACATCCGAGACCTGGATACTGCAGCGAAACGCGAGCCATCCCGATGCATTAGGTTGTCTTCCAAAGGAGAGGCCAATACGATCGATTTCGATAGCATGCGCTCCTCGCGTTATTCGAAATCCACGTATTGAGCGAAGACTGACTGATTTTACGGAGCACCCAGGAACTAGTTTGTTGACCAAGTAGGGGCCTCGGAAGCTTACAGCAAGGTAGAGCGCAGTTACTCCCAGCCCCAACAGAAACGATATGATTAAAATAAAAGCCATTTCTCACTACTGAAACCAGTCAACTCACAACCGCCTAAAAGGCAGACCGACTCACCGAAACGGACTAGAATACGACAACCAAGTTAAACGCCGAGTGAGACGCCGCTCGGGCGATGGTCCCACCCTTCAACAAGAGTTGGGCCTATAATGCAAATAGCTTATGCCCGAAGATAGTATGTAGGGCAGCACACGCGACAGAGGTCTTGGGTGTCGGAGGACAGAGTCGTTGGTGGTAAAAGTAGAAGATTGACAACCTTACTGACAGCCATGTAAACACGTACATCCATGGCATAATGACATAATCGAATCCTAAAGCTGATTTACAATTCGATCATGTGGCGAAACGCGCCACGTTTGATGCTCGGCAACGGCATCTTCCATTATAATCAAAGAGATATAAATATGTAAGTCCAAGCGCAATCTGTCAATCCTCATCCAGATCCAACTCTGAGGGTTCGCTAATTTTATCCTGAGGAAGCCACATTGAAAACCCATATGAAGAACCGAGGAAAGACCCTGGGTTGAAGACATGACAGCCCTCGTAGGTAAGCTCATATCGCTCGTATTTGTCCGCCAGCACAACCTAGTAGGGTGACAGTTAGATAGCGTCCACGGAGGTTGATAACACCGGATACTTACCGCCGTAGGCATTGGATACAAACGAAGCGACTGATCAAACTCCCACAAGGTTGGCTGTATATTCAACGAAATCGGGGATAAATGCGCCTGATCTAAAAGCGTTTGTACAAGCTAAGAAATGAATTCTTGATGAGATATATCAGCCGTTTTGTTGTCCTAGCACACTCACGTATTTCTTCAAGTCGGCATCTCCGACTGCACGCTTGACCCCTACGAGATTCCGGAGCATACGACTCATCATATCCTCGCGATAGATGACGATCTCCTGGGAAAAGAATTTTATACGGCATGGATTCGATGTGAAATGAACCCGAGGTAATCTGGCTCTTATTTTGGCTGTAAACGTATCTGGGATACCAGGTCGAGGGAGGGTCGAAGAGCCCCATGGATCCAATGGGCCAGGCACAAACACAAAATGAGATTTCTCGATAATCGGTCGATATTCCGGCAACGTTAACAAGTCTGCCAATGCATCAAAGTATTCTAACACTTTTTTCAGCTCATTGTAACTCGATGTTAAACTATTCACGGACCTGTATATCGAAGCAGTGCATCTCCAGAGCCCTGGCCAATCCCTCGAGTAGTGAAATTACCGCAAAACACAAATACGAGGGGTATCCATTCTTGGTCAAGGCACGTCTGCAATAACTTATGAAGTCCCAACGTCGTTCGAGGATGATCAAGCCAGAGATCCGAAATAACCACAAACGAAGGTCTATCAAGTCTTTGAAGGCGTGTTTCCAACTTGGCCTGTGGCAGAGTTAGGTTATTCAACTCAAGAAACACGCTTGTACACACCTCTTCGACCAGTGTCGTAGCACCCTTCCCAAGG is a genomic window containing:
- a CDS encoding DNA polymerase alpha/epsilon subunit B, with the protein product MSTRRSGMVQVFTRKYSLSLTTDAIAFLDNLLDKHNIPDDEVQESLEFIAKAYMKRDDATAIVSAEILERIYEMMQIGTEGSTQDLAEEDVNPDHYLHVINAFDMPWWTFNSERKAFEKSPNKPSIGGSPASRAQFLRDRHNIIKQVVLRNEHFSPPAVPGKDRDSYLKLTTTKNLLGRAGQAFMLFGMLAHSPDGKLCLEDLEGRVELDIRATGPCEGLFTEGSMVLCEGIYTDEETLSVEAIGHPPSEKREIARSVFGHVDFLGKGATTLVEEAKLETRLQRLDRPSFVVISDLWLDHPRTTLGLHKLLQTCLDQEWIPLVFVFCGNFTTRGIGQGSGDALLRYTEYFDALADLLTLPEYRPIIEKSHFVFVPGPLDPWGSSTLPRPGIPDTFTAKIRARLPRVHFTSNPCRIKFFSQEIVIYREDMMSRMLRNLVGVKRAVGDADLKKYLVQTLLDQAHLSPISLNIQPTLWEFDQSLRLYPMPTAVVLADKYERYELTYEGCHVFNPGSFLGSSYGFSMWLPQDKISEPSELDLDED